A stretch of the Chitinophagales bacterium genome encodes the following:
- the rpmD gene encoding 50S ribosomal protein L30, translating to MSKVRITQVKSSIDRSKDQKATLIALGLRKMNQSREVELNPAMEGMINKVKHLLSVENL from the coding sequence ATGAGCAAGGTAAGAATAACACAAGTTAAAAGTTCTATAGATAGAAGCAAGGACCAGAAAGCTACATTGATAGCATTGGGTTTGCGTAAAATGAATCAATCGCGCGAGGTGGAGTTAAATCCAGCGATGGAAGGAATGATCAATAAAGTAAAACACTTATTGTCAGTAGAAAATCTGTAA
- the rpsE gene encoding 30S ribosomal protein S5, which translates to MTNTVNSIKASELELKEKVVALRRVVKVTKGGRHFSFSATVVIGNGSGVVGYGQGKAKEVTDAIQKGIDDAKKHLITVPVLNGTIPHEQTGKFGAGKVLIKPATNGTGVIAGGAMRTVLESAGIHNVLAKSQGTSNANNVIKATFDALSKLRTPSTIAFNRSVKMDKVFNG; encoded by the coding sequence ATGACGAATACAGTAAATAGTATAAAGGCAAGTGAACTAGAACTTAAAGAAAAAGTTGTAGCTCTAAGAAGAGTAGTAAAGGTCACTAAAGGTGGTCGTCACTTTAGTTTTTCTGCTACAGTAGTTATCGGTAACGGTAGCGGTGTAGTAGGATATGGACAAGGTAAAGCAAAAGAAGTAACTGATGCTATTCAAAAAGGAATTGATGATGCTAAAAAGCATTTGATTACAGTACCTGTTTTGAATGGAACTATTCCTCATGAGCAGACAGGAAAATTCGGTGCTGGAAAGGTATTGATTAAGCCTGCAACAAATGGTACGGGTGTTATCGCTGGTGGAGCTATGCGAACAGTACTTGAAAGTGCGGGTATCCATAACGTATTGGCTAAATCGCAAGGTACATCAAATGCTAATAACGTTATCAAAGCGACGTTTGATGCCCTTTCAAAATTGAGAACTCCTTCTACCATAGCTTTCAATAGAAGTGTAAAAATGGATAAAGTATTCAACGGTTAA
- the rplF gene encoding 50S ribosomal protein L6: MSRIGKNPITIPAGVEVKFNNGQVTVKGKKGELVQAIDRDINVKIDGSELTVERPTEQKRHKAMHGLYRALINNMVVGVSEGYTKKMEMIGVGFRCSNQGQLLELAVGYSHPVVFMIPSEIKVSTAMEKGTPPTITLESHDLQLLGQVAARIQKIRKPEPYKGKGIKFQGQELRKKAGKAGAKK, from the coding sequence ATGTCACGAATTGGTAAAAATCCTATTACAATCCCAGCGGGAGTAGAGGTGAAGTTTAATAATGGACAAGTTACCGTTAAAGGTAAAAAAGGAGAATTGGTCCAGGCTATCGATAGAGATATAAATGTGAAAATAGATGGAAGTGAACTGACAGTAGAAAGACCTACTGAGCAGAAGAGACACAAAGCGATGCATGGTCTATATAGAGCATTAATAAACAATATGGTTGTAGGTGTATCAGAGGGATATACTAAGAAAATGGAGATGATCGGTGTAGGTTTTAGATGTTCTAATCAAGGTCAACTGCTAGAATTGGCGGTTGGATATTCTCACCCTGTAGTGTTTATGATACCAAGTGAAATCAAAGTATCTACAGCTATGGAAAAAGGTACTCCTCCTACCATTACGTTAGAGTCACATGATTTGCAATTATTAGGTCAGGTAGCAGCAAGAATACAGAAGATAAGAAAACCTGAGCCATATAAAGGAAAAGGTATCAAGTTCCAAGGTCAAGAATTGAGAAAGAAAGCTGGAAAAGCTGGCGCTAAGAAGTAA
- the rplO gene encoding 50S ribosomal protein L15 gives MKLHELKPAKGAVKSSKRVGRGQGSGKGGTSTRGHKGAQSNSGYSQKRGFEGGQMPLQRRIPKKGFKSLNKVEYVPFNLTKINELVTKYAMTEFSFETLRENRVIQKFDKVKVLAHGELTISVPMKVHAISAKAKEAAEAKGCNVSII, from the coding sequence ATGAAGTTACATGAATTGAAGCCAGCAAAAGGCGCAGTTAAAAGTTCAAAAAGAGTAGGTAGAGGACAAGGTTCTGGTAAAGGTGGAACATCTACTAGAGGTCATAAAGGTGCTCAGTCTAATTCTGGCTATTCTCAAAAGAGAGGATTCGAGGGAGGACAGATGCCATTACAAAGAAGAATACCTAAAAAAGGATTCAAATCTTTGAACAAAGTAGAATATGTTCCATTCAATTTAACTAAGATTAATGAATTGGTAACTAAGTACGCCATGACCGAATTTTCTTTCGAAACATTGAGAGAAAATAGAGTTATTCAAAAATTTGACAAAGTTAAAGTATTAGCTCATGGAGAATTGACAATCTCAGTTCCTATGAAAGTTCATGCTATCAGCGCTAAAGCGAAAGAGGCAGCTGAGGCGAAAGGTTGTAATGTATCAATTATTTAG
- the rplQ gene encoding 50S ribosomal protein L17, with the protein MRHGNKVNHLGRKTAHRKALLMNLSNALIQHKRITTTLAKAKELRKHIEPLINKTKNDSTHNRRILFSYLQDKESIKELFGVIADKVANRPGGYTRIIKLGFRKGDAADIAMIELVDFNEIYVKETKAATGKTRRGRSKKSAAVAESKAEETATNEELVEDVAEVENVSEALEEIAQDTADEAAPEVAESSAETNEATEETK; encoded by the coding sequence ATGAGACACGGTAACAAGGTGAATCACCTAGGCAGGAAAACTGCACACAGAAAAGCGCTATTAATGAATCTTTCTAATGCGCTCATTCAGCACAAAAGAATCACAACCACATTGGCAAAGGCAAAAGAGCTAAGAAAGCATATTGAGCCTTTAATCAATAAGACTAAAAATGATAGCACGCACAATAGACGGATTCTATTCTCATATCTTCAGGATAAAGAAAGTATTAAAGAACTTTTTGGCGTTATCGCTGATAAAGTAGCTAATAGACCAGGTGGTTATACAAGAATCATCAAACTAGGCTTTAGAAAAGGAGATGCCGCAGATATAGCTATGATCGAATTGGTAGATTTCAATGAAATCTATGTAAAAGAAACTAAAGCAGCTACAGGCAAGACTAGAAGAGGTCGATCTAAGAAATCGGCTGCTGTAGCAGAATCAAAAGCAGAGGAGACTGCTACAAATGAAGAGCTTGTAGAAGATGTGGCTGAAGTAGAAAATGTGTCAGAAGCATTGGAAGAAATAGCTCAAGATACGGCAGATGAAGCTGCTCCTGAAGTAGCAGAGTCTAGTGCAGAAACTAATGAAGCTACAGAAGAAACTAAATAA
- the rpsD gene encoding 30S ribosomal protein S4: MARYRGPSTKIARKFGEEIFGYDKYFQRRKYAPGQHGQSRKRKSQSEYAIQLREKQKAKYTYGLLERQFYKTFEKALSKHGVTGEVLLQLLEARLDNTVFRLGFAATRRQARQVVLHKHVTVNDRVVNIPSFSLKPGDVVAIREKSKSLDLVSSALANTERKFSWLDVNDNLKEGKFINYPTRDEIPEKINEQLIVELYSK, from the coding sequence ATGGCAAGATATAGAGGTCCTAGTACCAAAATCGCTAGAAAATTCGGAGAAGAAATTTTTGGATATGACAAATATTTCCAAAGAAGAAAATATGCTCCTGGTCAACATGGACAGTCAAGAAAGAGAAAGTCTCAGAGTGAGTATGCTATTCAGTTGAGAGAAAAGCAAAAAGCAAAATATACTTACGGGTTACTAGAAAGACAATTTTATAAGACATTTGAGAAAGCCTTAAGTAAGCATGGTGTAACAGGTGAAGTATTACTCCAATTGCTAGAAGCTAGATTAGATAATACCGTTTTCAGATTAGGCTTTGCTGCTACCAGAAGACAAGCTAGGCAAGTGGTTCTTCATAAGCATGTAACAGTGAATGATAGAGTAGTTAACATTCCTTCTTTTTCTTTAAAGCCAGGAGATGTGGTAGCTATAAGAGAAAAGTCCAAATCTTTGGATCTTGTGAGCTCAGCTTTGGCTAACACAGAGAGAAAATTCTCTTGGTTAGATGTTAATGATAACCTGAAAGAAGGTAAATTTATCAACTACCCTACAAGAGATGAGATTCCTGAGAAAATTAACGAGCAGTTAATCGTAGAATTGTATTCAAAATAA
- the rpsH gene encoding 30S ribosomal protein S8 produces MYTDPISDYLTRVRNAQAAGHRIVEIPASNLKKKITEILHDHGFIAKYKFENEAFGGQGVIKIALKYDPVTRQPVIRTIKRLSRPGLRAYASCNEIPRTMSGLGVTILSTPKGVITDKEARKLNVGGELICSVS; encoded by the coding sequence ATGTATACAGATCCAATTTCAGATTATTTGACAAGAGTGAGAAATGCACAAGCTGCAGGTCATAGAATTGTAGAGATTCCAGCATCTAATCTAAAGAAAAAAATCACGGAAATATTACACGATCATGGATTCATTGCAAAATATAAGTTTGAGAATGAAGCTTTCGGTGGTCAAGGTGTTATCAAGATAGCATTAAAGTATGATCCTGTGACTAGACAGCCTGTTATTAGAACTATCAAGCGTTTGAGTAGACCAGGATTAAGAGCCTATGCTTCTTGTAATGAAATACCTAGAACCATGTCAGGATTAGGAGTCACGATTTTAAGTACACCTAAAGGCGTTATCACAGATAAAGAAGCTAGAAAATTGAATGTAGGCGGAGAATTGATTTGTTCTGTAAGCTAA
- a CDS encoding 50S ribosomal protein L18 → MINKSERREKIHKKIRSKITGTTEKPRMTVYRSNKQIYVQLIDDINGNTLVSASSKEIKDGGPKSDVSAKVGKAIAEKASSKGIGSVVFDRSGFLYHGRVKALAEAAREAGLKF, encoded by the coding sequence ATGATAAATAAATCTGAGAGAAGAGAAAAAATTCACAAGAAAATACGTTCAAAAATTACAGGAACGACTGAAAAGCCTCGTATGACTGTCTATAGAAGTAATAAGCAAATCTATGTGCAGTTGATAGACGATATCAATGGTAACACCTTAGTATCTGCAAGTTCGAAAGAAATAAAAGATGGTGGACCAAAGTCTGATGTATCTGCTAAGGTAGGCAAGGCTATCGCAGAGAAAGCAAGTTCTAAAGGTATAGGCTCCGTGGTATTTGATAGAAGTGGTTTTTTATATCATGGAAGAGTAAAAGCATTAGCAGAAGCTGCTAGAGAAGCAGGACTTAAATTTTAA
- the rpsN gene encoding 30S ribosomal protein S14 has product MASKSIIAREVKRAKLVAKFAEKRKALKEEGNWLELDKLPKNSCKNRLHNRCQITGRPKGYIRHFGISRNVFRELASYGKLPGVTKASW; this is encoded by the coding sequence ATGGCAAGTAAATCAATCATAGCAAGAGAAGTTAAAAGAGCTAAACTAGTAGCAAAGTTTGCTGAAAAAAGAAAAGCTCTTAAAGAAGAAGGAAATTGGTTAGAGTTAGATAAGCTACCAAAAAATTCTTGTAAGAATAGACTGCACAATAGATGTCAAATCACAGGAAGACCAAAAGGTTATATTAGACATTTTGGAATTTCACGTAACGTATTTAGAGAATTAGCTTCGTATGGCAAACTACCTGGTGTGACAAAAGCAAGCTGGTAG
- the rpsK gene encoding 30S ribosomal protein S11, whose translation MAKTTKQSAKKRVVKVEKEGQVHINATFNNIIISFTNNTGQVISWGSAGKAGFRGSKKNTPYAAQMACDDAAKVAYEAGLRKVEVFVKGPGAGRESAIRTVVTNGMEVSVIKDITPMPHNGCRPPKKRRV comes from the coding sequence ATGGCAAAGACGACTAAACAAAGTGCTAAAAAAAGAGTTGTAAAAGTAGAGAAGGAAGGACAAGTCCATATTAACGCTACTTTTAATAACATTATTATTTCTTTCACAAACAATACAGGCCAAGTTATTTCTTGGGGTAGCGCTGGAAAAGCTGGATTCAGAGGTTCAAAAAAGAATACTCCATATGCAGCTCAAATGGCATGCGATGATGCAGCTAAAGTAGCCTACGAAGCAGGTTTAAGAAAGGTGGAGGTTTTTGTTAAAGGTCCTGGAGCAGGTAGAGAAAGTGCTATTAGAACCGTAGTAACAAATGGTATGGAAGTATCGGTAATAAAGGATATCACTCCTATGCCACACAATGGATGTCGCCCTCCTAAAAAGAGAAGAGTTTAA
- the infA gene encoding translation initiation factor IF-1 has translation MGKQDLIKIDGEIVEALSNAMFRVKLQNGHEIISTISGKMRMNYIKILPGDKVAVEMSPYDLNRGRITFRYK, from the coding sequence ATGGGTAAACAGGATTTAATAAAAATTGACGGTGAAATTGTGGAAGCCCTCTCTAATGCTATGTTTAGAGTGAAGCTTCAAAATGGACACGAGATTATTTCCACAATTTCTGGGAAGATGAGGATGAATTATATTAAAATCCTTCCTGGAGACAAGGTAGCTGTTGAGATGAGTCCTTATGATTTGAATAGAGGAAGAATTACATTTAGGTATAAGTAG
- the ykgO gene encoding type B 50S ribosomal protein L36 has protein sequence MKVRASIKKRSEDCKIVRRKGRLYVINKKNPKFKQRQG, from the coding sequence ATGAAAGTAAGAGCATCTATAAAGAAAAGAAGTGAAGACTGCAAAATTGTGCGCAGAAAAGGCAGGTTGTATGTCATCAACAAGAAAAATCCTAAATTCAAACAAAGACAAGGTTAA
- the secY gene encoding preprotein translocase subunit SecY, protein MKGFIETIKSIWSIKELRNKIYYTLILLAIYRLGTHIVLPGIDLASIKDIGKSAEGGLLGLFNMFAGGAFAQASIFGLGVMPYISASIAMQLLGFVIPSFKKLQMEGESGRRTINQYTRYLTILFTLFQGAGYITFLRGLGMQPAAGINTTFFTIMTMFVLTSGTLFVVWLGERITERGLGNGVSIIIMAGIIARLPVSFYNELQAKQVSTGGLVLILMELLLFVFVIMVTILVLQATRKVAVQYARRIVEGGGMSVIPGRRQSAPSSKDEASEVAGSVRQYLPLKLNTAGVMPIIFAQAVMFLPSLLGQFKIIDPNSTLMINLTNPSGVVYNLVVFAMVVVMTFLYTAIVMSPSQMADDLKRNNGFIPGVKPGSETADYLDMIISRITLPGSIFLGLIAIFPFFVTLFLKVDQQWASFYGGTSLLIAIGVILDTIMQVDGHLAHKKYDGLTDYNKLQSRQFSEV, encoded by the coding sequence ATGAAAGGATTTATTGAAACTATAAAGAGTATCTGGAGTATAAAAGAACTTAGAAATAAGATTTATTATACATTAATTTTATTAGCTATTTATAGATTGGGTACGCATATTGTACTACCAGGTATTGATTTAGCTTCAATTAAAGATATAGGTAAGAGTGCTGAAGGTGGTTTATTAGGGTTATTTAATATGTTTGCTGGTGGTGCTTTTGCGCAGGCCTCAATATTCGGATTAGGTGTTATGCCATACATCTCTGCTTCTATCGCTATGCAGCTTTTAGGGTTTGTAATTCCTTCATTTAAGAAATTACAGATGGAAGGTGAAAGTGGTCGCAGAACGATAAATCAGTATACACGATATTTAACCATTTTATTCACATTATTCCAAGGTGCAGGATATATTACCTTTCTTCGTGGGCTGGGGATGCAGCCTGCAGCCGGTATCAATACAACCTTCTTCACTATTATGACTATGTTTGTATTGACCTCAGGTACATTATTCGTAGTATGGTTAGGTGAAAGAATTACTGAACGAGGACTTGGTAATGGTGTATCTATCATAATTATGGCAGGTATTATAGCACGTTTACCTGTATCATTTTACAACGAATTGCAGGCAAAGCAAGTTTCTACGGGAGGTCTTGTCTTAATTCTCATGGAATTATTGTTGTTCGTATTTGTTATTATGGTTACTATTCTTGTACTACAAGCTACTAGAAAAGTTGCAGTACAGTATGCCAGAAGAATCGTAGAAGGTGGAGGTATGAGTGTCATCCCTGGTAGAAGACAATCAGCTCCCAGTTCAAAAGATGAGGCATCTGAAGTAGCAGGGAGTGTGCGACAATATTTACCTTTGAAGTTGAATACTGCAGGTGTAATGCCTATCATTTTTGCTCAAGCAGTTATGTTCCTTCCTTCATTATTGGGGCAGTTTAAAATTATTGACCCGAATAGCACATTGATGATTAACTTAACCAATCCTAGTGGTGTGGTATATAATTTAGTGGTTTTTGCAATGGTTGTTGTCATGACATTTTTGTATACTGCTATTGTTATGAGCCCTTCTCAAATGGCGGATGATTTAAAGAGAAATAATGGATTTATACCAGGTGTAAAACCAGGAAGTGAAACGGCAGATTATCTAGATATGATTATTTCTAGAATCACCCTTCCAGGTTCTATTTTCCTAGGACTTATAGCTATATTCCCATTCTTTGTTACTTTATTTTTAAAGGTGGATCAGCAGTGGGCTAGCTTTTATGGAGGCACTTCATTGTTGATAGCCATTGGAGTTATTTTAGATACTATTATGCAGGTTGATGGTCATCTTGCGCATAAAAAATATGATGGCTTGACGGACTACAATAAGTTGCAAAGTCGTCAATTTTCAGAAGTTTAA
- the map gene encoding type I methionyl aminopeptidase, whose protein sequence is MRESCELVSRVHELMAKELRIGKTGVELDKLAEEFIRDHQAKPSFKGYGGFPYTLCISPNYTVVHGFPSNIPFKETDIVSIDCGVYYKGFHGDCAYSYAFGRVDTETLRLMEVTKKSLQLGVDMVKAGVRTGDLGHEIQSYCEKHGYSVVRELVGHGVGRDLHEAPDVPNYGKKGKGDILKRNIVIAIEPMINMGKKDVYTAEDKWTVNTNDHKMSAHYEHTVWVRLDDAEALTRHDWCEEAIKMNKELIFV, encoded by the coding sequence ATGCGTGAAAGCTGTGAATTGGTTTCAAGGGTTCATGAACTCATGGCCAAAGAACTTCGAATAGGTAAGACAGGCGTAGAATTAGATAAATTAGCAGAGGAATTTATAAGAGACCACCAGGCAAAACCTTCTTTCAAAGGGTATGGCGGTTTTCCATACACCTTGTGTATTTCACCAAACTATACTGTGGTACATGGATTTCCAAGTAATATTCCTTTTAAGGAAACGGACATAGTTTCTATCGATTGTGGGGTTTATTATAAAGGATTTCATGGGGATTGTGCATATTCTTATGCATTTGGACGGGTGGATACCGAAACTTTAAGACTAATGGAAGTGACTAAAAAGTCACTTCAATTAGGTGTAGATATGGTAAAAGCGGGAGTAAGAACAGGAGATTTAGGACATGAAATTCAATCTTATTGTGAAAAACATGGCTATTCTGTAGTAAGAGAGCTTGTAGGTCACGGCGTAGGAAGAGACTTGCACGAAGCACCAGATGTGCCTAATTATGGAAAAAAGGGCAAAGGAGATATTCTTAAGAGAAATATCGTGATAGCTATAGAACCGATGATAAACATGGGGAAAAAGGATGTTTATACTGCAGAGGATAAATGGACTGTAAACACAAATGATCATAAAATGTCTGCCCATTATGAGCATACGGTTTGGGTCAGATTAGATGATGCTGAGGCTTTAACTAGGCATGATTGGTGCGAAGAAGCGATAAAAATGAATAAAGAACTCATTTTTGTCTAA
- the rpsM gene encoding 30S ribosomal protein S13, whose amino-acid sequence MARIAGIDLPKNKRGEIGLTYVFGIGRSTAVEILSKLSMDKNMKVNQWTDEQIAEINKYIADNCTVEGELRSEVQLNIKRLQDIACYRGIRHRKGLPLRGQSTKNNARTRKGKKKTVANKKKVTK is encoded by the coding sequence ATGGCGAGAATAGCAGGTATCGACTTACCAAAAAACAAGAGAGGCGAAATAGGGTTAACTTACGTTTTCGGAATCGGGAGATCTACAGCAGTAGAAATCTTGAGCAAATTGTCTATGGATAAAAACATGAAAGTCAATCAATGGACAGATGAGCAAATAGCTGAAATTAATAAGTATATTGCAGATAATTGCACAGTAGAAGGGGAATTGAGATCTGAGGTACAATTGAATATAAAAAGACTTCAGGATATAGCGTGCTACAGAGGCATTAGACATAGAAAAGGCTTGCCTTTGAGAGGTCAATCTACTAAGAATAATGCTAGAACTAGAAAAGGCAAGAAGAAAACAGTAGCAAATAAGAAAAAAGTAACTAAATAA
- a CDS encoding DNA-directed RNA polymerase subunit alpha, translated as MSILPFQKPNKILMNKSTEFEGNFEFKPLEPGFGVTIGNSIRRVLLSSLSGYAITGVKIEGIQHEFSTIPGILEDTTEMILNLKQVRFKKATEAEVSHEKINLTIKGKNQFTAGDIGKATSSFEVVNPDLVICNFDGASALNLEISVQKGRGYVSAEENIMPEMPIGYIPIDSIFSPIRNVQYDIENFRVEQRTDFEKLNINIKTDGTIHPEYAIKEASKILVQHLLLLTDEKITLDVQEVKKEVVVDEHSMYMKKLLKTPLEDLDLSVRAFNCLKTAKIETLEELVQFDTNDLLKFRNFGRKSLVEIEELLVEKGLSFGMDIAKYRLHEED; from the coding sequence ATGTCCATTTTACCATTTCAGAAGCCAAATAAAATATTAATGAATAAGTCGACTGAGTTCGAAGGAAACTTTGAATTCAAGCCGTTAGAGCCTGGCTTCGGTGTTACTATAGGGAACTCTATCCGACGTGTTCTCTTGTCATCATTAAGCGGATATGCTATCACTGGTGTAAAAATCGAAGGTATTCAACACGAATTCTCTACGATACCTGGTATATTAGAGGATACTACCGAGATGATTCTGAATTTGAAGCAGGTAAGATTTAAAAAGGCTACAGAGGCGGAGGTTTCACACGAGAAAATTAATCTTACGATTAAAGGTAAAAATCAGTTTACCGCTGGTGATATAGGTAAAGCAACTTCTTCATTTGAAGTAGTTAATCCTGATCTCGTGATTTGCAATTTTGATGGAGCTTCTGCGCTGAATCTTGAAATTTCTGTTCAGAAAGGACGTGGTTACGTATCTGCTGAGGAGAATATCATGCCCGAAATGCCAATAGGTTATATTCCAATCGATTCAATTTTCTCTCCTATAAGAAATGTACAGTATGATATCGAAAATTTCCGTGTAGAGCAAAGAACAGACTTTGAAAAATTGAATATCAATATCAAAACAGATGGTACAATTCATCCAGAATATGCTATCAAAGAGGCTTCTAAAATATTAGTTCAGCACTTATTGTTATTGACTGATGAGAAAATAACTTTGGATGTACAAGAGGTGAAGAAAGAGGTGGTCGTAGACGAGCATTCTATGTACATGAAAAAATTACTAAAAACTCCTCTAGAAGATTTAGATCTTTCAGTAAGAGCTTTCAATTGTTTGAAGACAGCAAAAATCGAGACATTGGAGGAGCTTGTACAGTTCGATACAAACGATTTATTGAAGTTTAGAAACTTTGGTAGAAAATCTTTGGTAGAAATCGAAGAACTATTAGTAGAGAAGGGTCTTTCTTTCGGTATGGATATAGCGAAGTATAGATTACACGAAGAAGATTAA